In Oryzias latipes chromosome 10, ASM223467v1, the genomic window CTCTGTGCCGCGGCCTTGAGATGTGAggaaatttggacacaacccaACATGAACCGCtgttattcatttctcctccatgaatccttttcaaacggttggtactttCCATGAATCAAAAGGGACGCCATTCATACGTCATCACCAAATGGAGTCCctgataggtcaaagttcaaccggtttaacttttaacgaACGTTTAGTAAGTAGAGCCCGAAGATTGACATAAAAACATAGcgtttactttactttttgtttcattttcacatttctaaAGCTCCATGTGGGTAGAGGGCGCTCCTTTTGGCCCAACGGCGAGGATTTAGCTGCTAGCTCTGGGCACGCTCAGTTTGCTGCGGGTCCAGATTCCTCTGGTTCTGGTGCCGGTAAATTTGCACTGATctcatctgcttttttttttaaatgttaaaatacatCATTTATACATCAACAATAACTATTGACCAATAATGTTAACGTTAGCTGCAGAttcttaaagaaaaaccttAGTTTGATTCAAAATGTTACCTTTCAAAAATTGAAAGTAGTCTAAATAtgaatgtttttctattttcaatgagtctttcaaagataatttcaactaaaagcttcattttctggGATTTTAGTCTTTATTTAGGCCGTTGTGTTTCTCCAGGTCCAGTTTATTGACTGAATTACCAAACGATCAGAATAAATCCGTATATATAGGATCAGAATATCGTGACATCACGGTTGCATGTTCATGTAGGTCCCAGACGTCAgtgacccactctgatcaaaaCGGTgtctttgtggcatttttctgatgatggaggacaagtaTCACCAAAGATCCCCaaccagcttttattttgtagataaTGTGTCTTCAACACCTTGTTCTTTTTAATGTTGGTGGGATTTATAAGttggagtgtaaacagagaggatACCTACCTTGAGTTTCCATTTCTATTATAATTTCACGCCTTGTTCAACCTTCCCTGCCTCCAGAATCTCACCGTGAAGCTCATTTTGTATGTTTGTACCTGAACTTGTTCTGTGTGGCGGCTCACGCAGGAGCAGAACGCCACAGCTGGTCCTGTGGTCGTGTTTCTGTTGCCTTTATTTCTGCTCAagtgtcctttttttctgttgtccgAAGGCCTTTTCTTTGCTTATTCCTGTCAGCGCACATCaaacggagaaaaaaaaaacaaacacatgaaaGCAACACAAGGAAACATGGAATGTTTTACTCTCCTTGCAATAAATCGCATAAAACCATCGAAAGTCgtcttatttataaaaaaaaaaaaaacctgcttttatttatgaaaaacacCAACGATAAATGCGTAAACGCGACAAAAAACGGGGGTCAAACACATGAATTACATGGATACGTATTTGAAATATGGTTCACGTTTTCGCAGCTTCAGGAAGCAGCGCGTCCAACCCGGAGGCGTCAGGCCATCCTGCTGTAGGGCGGCGCTCTGGAGgcggcgtcctcctcctcctcctgtgcgTCTCTGTAAACTGGCTGAGCTGGAGAATTGAAGATCCTGTCGTCGCCTCCTGCTGGAAACAGAGCACAACTACATCACAATTCAGGAGTGGTAAAAAGAAATCAGGCTTTATCAATTTTCCACTCTGAACAATCAACTAACATCCATCTGAGataagaagaggaaaaaaactgttaggTTTATTGTCCCATCAGGCCACTCATTCGTcacaatttaaatgaataaaccatttttattcACGCATCCAGTCAGATatataatctagccacaggggttgcaagccagttgcctctgtgccggtcccaagcccggataaatagagagggttgcgtcaggaagggcatccggcgtaaaaattgccaaataaccatgcgaatcatccacaacactttagacataccggatcggtcgaggcccgggttaacaacgaccgccaccgatgctgttaacctacagggtgtcggtggaaatttgactactgttggtcgaagaaagaggggaggcagaagggtccgtggccagagagagaagggaaaaggcaggaacataggtttgagaatagggactcttaacgttggcacaatgacagggaaaggcagagagctggcagacatgatggagagaaggaaggtagatgtactgtgtgtgcaggagacaaggtggaagggcagcaaggcacgtagtattggaggaggatacaaactgttctatcatggtgttgataggaagagaaacggggtaggagtgattctgaagggggagtttgtaaacagtgttctagaggtgaaaagagtctcagacaggatgatgagcctaaagttagaaattgaaggggtgatggtgaatgtagtcagtgggtatgcgccacaggttggctgtgagttagaagtgaaggagagattctggagtgagttggatgaggtcatagagagtatccccagaggagagagagttgttattggagcagactttaatgggcatgttggtgagggcaacagaggtgatgaggaggtgatgggcaggtttggtgtgaaggaaaggaatctggagggacagatggtggtggactttgcgaagaggatggaaatggctgtagtcaacacttacttccagaagagagaggaacatagagtgacatacagaagtggaggtaggagtactcaggtggactacatcctatgcagacgaggtcatttgagagaggttattgactgcaaagtggtggtaggagagagtgtagccagacagcaccgcatggtggtgtgtaagatgactctggaggtcaggaagaagaagagagggaaaacagaaaagaagaccaggtggtggaagctacagaatgaagaaacttgtgaggaatttaggcagaagttgagacaggtcctgggtggtcaggatgagcttccagatgactgggaaactacagcagaaattatcagggaaacaggtaggaaggtgctaggtgtgtcatctggaaagaggaaagacggtaaagagacttggtggtggaatgaggaagtacaggactgcgtccagaggaagaggttggctaaaaggaagtgggatgtagaaaggactgaggaaggtagacaggagtacaaggaagcgcagcgtagagtgaaaagagaggtggcaaaggccaaacagaaagcttacgatgagctatatgacaggttagacacaaaggaaggagaaaaggacttgtacaggctagccagacagagagacagagatgggaaggacgtgcaacagataagggtgattaaggacagagatggaaaggtgctaacaactcaggagagtgtacaaaaaagatggaaggagtattttgaggagctgatgaacgtggaaaatgacagggaaagaagggaggaagatgtggttgttgtggagcaggaagtagcagagattggaaaggaggaggttaggaaggctctgaaaaggatgaagagcggaaaggccgttggtcctgatgacgtacctgtggaggtatggaagtgcttaggagagacagcagtggaatttctaacgaggttgttcaataggattttagagagtgagaagatgcctgaggaatggaggagaagcgttctggttccgatctttaagaacaagggtgacacgcagaactgcagcaactatagaggaataaagttgatgagccacacaatgaagctgtgggaaagagtagtggaagccaggcttaggaagaaggtggagatttgtgagcagcagtatggtttcatgccccgtaagagcaccactgatgccatttttgctttgagaatgttgatggaaaagtacagagatggtcagaaggagctgcattgtgtgttcgtagatttagagaaggcgtatgacagggtgccgagggaggagctgtggtactgtatgaggtcgtctggagtggcagagaagtatgtcagagtagttcaggacatgtatgagagaagtatgacggtggtgagatgtgctgtaggtcagacagaggagttcaaggtggaagtgggactacaccaaggatcagctttgagtccttttttgtttgctatgctgatggacaggctgacagacgaggtaagacaggaatctccctggacaatgatgtttgcggatgacattgtaatttgcagtgagagtagagagcaggtggaggaacagctagagaggtggaggtttgctctggaaagaagaggcatgaaggtcagtcatagtaagacagaatacatgtgtctgaacgagagggatcaaggtagaagcgttaggttacagggggctgaggtgaagaaggtgcaggagtttaagtacttggggtcaacagttcagtgtgatggggagtgtggaaaagaggtgaagaggcgagtgcaggcaggttggagcgggtggaggaaagtgtcaggagtgttgtgtgacagaagagtgccagcaagactcaaaggaaaggtgtacaagacagtggtgagaccagctctgctctatgggttagagacggtagcagtgagacagagacaagaggctgagatggaggtagcagagatgaagatgttgaggttctccttaggagtgaccaggttagacaggataaggaacgagtacatcagagggacggctcatgttgcctgtgttggcgacaaagtcagagaagccagactgagatggtttggacatgttcagaggagggatagtggatatattggtagaaggatgttggagatggagttgcctggcaggagggcaagaggacggccaaagaggagatatatggatgtcttaacagaggacatgaagttggctaacgttagggtagaagatgttcatgatagagtgaggtggaaaaggatgattcgctgttgcgacccctgatgggaaaagccgaaagagaaagaagatccagtcagatatatatttataaagttGCTGCTGGTACTAAACTCTGCAGATGTCAGACTGAAATCACTGTTTTATTGGTTTGAACTACTCCTTCGTTTGGTTATCAGACACGCTGATATCTCATGGACACGCAGGCTTTACAGCGGTCACATTCAAGCTTTAGTCATCCCCGATAAACCACCATCAACCGTCTTCATCTGAGCAAAAGGAGAAAATAGTAAAACCCAACAACTGCGTCTGTAACAGCAGTTCTTATGACTGTTGGAATATTTAAAACTCCCCAGTTTCACtcaggtattctttttttttaacgttgtTTCAGCGTTCAGTCAAATCGACTACACTGGAGAATGGAAAGACTTTGGGGGCAGTCTACATCCTGGCTGCTCGGAGTAAAAGAGTTAAAAGTGTGATGGTCGCAGGAAGCAAACTCCCTACCCTGCCACCTGCAAACCATCTCTGTGTCTCCAGAGTCGCTCTGAGGAACCAGGGTTtcctgaaacaaagaaaataaagtagaCATAAAACATGAGTCGGGCTGTGGGTCAGCGTACGgcgtcaaatcaggatcagcttaaGGGGAAAACAAAAATCCGATTAAACATTAGAAAATAGTTTCAACGCGAAACTAAACTTTGTGAACTTGAAggaaatattgaaataaaatgttgatttgaaaaataatatttatacttgaaaaaaaaatactaaaaatgtgaaaataaatagtAAATTTGAAACTtaagttcagtttttttatttcaattttcagttttgttcttTCAAATTTGCTGAGATTTTCTCTCAGTCCCCAATTTACAGTTTACATTCAAAAATTTTGTTTATTAGATTCTAATTTtacgtgggggcggggcttattGGCTACCGGGACATGACTGACATCAGGAGACAAAGAtcatgatgacatcatcatcaggacagtttttgtttttaaatacaatatttatttcaagttaaaaatgattattttttcaaatttactattttatttttcacattttcttccagTTTACAATGAGTCCATTCaagtttaaataacatttttaaatccaggCTGAGAATGGAGGATAAAGTCATATGTACACAAGCtgtcgtttttatttattttatgttttaaatgtttacatttttattgtaaatgtaatttactCCTTTGATTCTTAATCTAATTGGGACATTTCCTtggtaaataaaagttaaataaaaaataaaattaaaacttattatttttttattttacaacattgttttcatttccCTTAACGACCGTAGAACACACAGATAATCACAATAAACCATAATTTATTAAACCAAACCAATGCAAAGTTTGTCTTTTAGTTTGAACTTTTACTTCCTGGAGTCTCTATAATCCACtttatgacagtttttttttgtttgttttaagagaaaaaaaaacaactttatccACTCGATGATTGAAGTCACATAAATCTGTGATGCTGAACTTCCTACCAGTCCGGTTCGGTTGTCATAGCAACCACAAAAGGGGAGACTGCGACAGCCCACGAAGGCGATGAGAGACGAGAGAAGTAGGCTGATCACACAGGTGAGGATGATGGTGGAGTTGGCGCCCTTCACCATCCGATGAAGAACAACGGTCTGCGGAGAGATGAGAGCATTTTTCCCACAGCGTGCCGCCGTTTTATAAGTTAAGTTATGAAGCTTTGCCTCGGAAAGAGCGGCCACGATGCACACGGGTTGGTTTACCGCTTCTGCAGTGTTCAAGTGGTGGAAcacatcttcatcttcctcgcCGTAGGTGAGAGTCAGTCCACAGTAACCCGATATGACCACCGAAGCCACACAGGACAACCCAGCAGCCACGAGCATCGCACTCACCTGGAGAGGGACACCGCAGGTATAAAGCATCCTCCACATGAAAATGAATCTAAAGATCTTCACTTAGAAATTGAAACATCAGGGTTTTTCTTGTAATTTGGGACAACAATTAGTTTTTAATGGAAGAATTTATAATATGTATAAATATctataaacaaaacagttttagactgaaaaatgaaaccataaaaaattgttgcacctttcaaaataaaatacttccaCCAGCTCTGAGGTGGGGGCTTTCAAGACTTCTCAACAAGCCgcatcttaaagacccactctgatgaaaatggggtttttagcatctttttgtgtcatttttctaatgattgtTAACTAATACTAATTAATActaatgaatatttatttattcacgtttcagtgaatcaggagcagacgcaaaAATGCCGTTCGAAAAGATCGCATTTGTAGAGTGCAAAATACTCTGagcggggccacaagcttcctgctctgctccattctgatgcatccacctgcagaccaatagatccatgttcgtctctgttttcctcgtctgagctggaatctggatcgaTACTAAGCGGCTGGAGGGCTCAGAtatattttgccatttttgttgcaccgctaatcttaggttggggttgtgaagggctgtaagctagcgggagagagtgtaaaaaaaaaagggatgatgggaaattagcaCAGggttactctgtgccaacagtcccgcccacaactcaagaggtgaatttctaatgaactctgcagaaactgtctttgaaaatgacattttttgtgattttggctaaaaacagaatgATCCTAATTTAAAAGAATACCCACACACCCACTTATCAAACTTtcaaaatgtcatatttttaagtttcactGTGTAAATATTTCATATAATACTGAAGCTGTAATGGCACCTGTTGTAATGTGGGTTTAAATTGTGATTTATGTAATCTCATTTTTACAATTTCTTGAGTCTACTCTAAAGAAAAAGGCGATAGATTCTACAAAtactttataatttttttttttataaaataaataaaaacacagaagagaTTTAAAGACAATCTTTAACGCTTACCAGGACTGAATTTTTCCTTTGGGAGGCAAACAGAGCCAAAACCCCCGGAGAGGCCATGATCTGAAAGCACAACAGCAGGCTGCTTTAATTAAACCCACGCAGAGGCCTGACAATCATTAACCGCTGTGATCTGCAACAGCGGGAAAAGTTCACTGCCTCACCAGTCCTCCCCACAGCGGCGTCCTGCTGCGGCTCAGCGGCGT contains:
- the LOC101165403 gene encoding uncharacterized protein LOC101165403 isoform X1 — its product is MDRYRYFIFNQKGVLILGILQIACAGLCVVCGCMDAAFRKSTPLSRSRTPLWGGLIMASPGVLALFASQRKNSVLVSAMLVAAGLSCVASVVISGYCGLTLTYGEEDEDVFHHLNTAEATVVLHRMVKGANSTIILTCVISLLLSSLIAFVGCRSLPFCGCYDNRTGLETLVPQSDSGDTEMVCRWQAGGDDRIFNSPAQPVYRDAQEEEEDAASRAPPYSRMA
- the LOC101165403 gene encoding uncharacterized protein LOC101165403 isoform X2, with protein sequence MDRYRYFIFNQKGVLILGILQIACAGLCVVCGCMDAAFRKSTPLSRSRTPLWGGLIMASPGVLALFASQRKNSVLVSAMLVAAGLSCVASVVISGYCGLTLTYGEEDEDVFHHLNTAEATVVLHRMVKGANSTIILTCVISLLLSSLIAFVGCRSLPFCGCYDNRTGLETLVPQSDSGDTEMVCRWQGGDDRIFNSPAQPVYRDAQEEEEDAASRAPPYSRMA